One part of the Lotus japonicus ecotype B-129 chromosome 2, LjGifu_v1.2 genome encodes these proteins:
- the LOC130740923 gene encoding protein GAMETE EXPRESSED 1-like translates to MAHGSHLVLVLILLCFSLKCESWGWFSSSKEAPSSGSSYANGGNYRGSNAEFSIEAFNDQKGVKLIENAQRKMVGSNTCWQNAYQHLFSGCSEILAADEKRSRFAWHLSDCFQRDSGRSSFPHCDPKSPIATCLRALDDIAHKVYLEFYLETNSICYQLQTHAFKHETERLVTELKTSAQYVEDKLDSIEEKSEHLLQDSKHIYESLDSINIHTQQVAQTAKTVEGHIDVVLSHSKSVYDQTTKIAVSQSQLKEGQEDMKRNLEYGVAMLKESYNYLGKEIEKLRDEAIEIENEVIKVGDAMSSKMSSLQSKADDIGNMAGISLDKQQQLLKGQSIALEGLNSMTEFQSKALEENRKSLQNFAEYGHRQHEELLHRQEQIQSLHDRLMENSKSILSAQESFESKQATMFATLDKLSALQNAMLLESRVIKAFFIYAIAIFVIYMLTSTKQTYNVRPFLYIGLCITLFLEVFIIRLTDDDIEHQTWIINKVRLTFLIAASCQLLHAICTYRDYEMLNYEMLLTLTNKVNNMLKQNDLSWDMKTDYVDWSEWIDADLPDDVNCLDDPDFIVPEEVEENSITTSAITKRYDLRSRNRFH, encoded by the exons ATGGCTCATGGGAGTcatcttgttcttgttcttatTTTGCTCTGTTTTTCATTGAAATGTGAATCATGGGGTTGGTTTTCATCATCCAAAGAGGCCCCCTCGAGTGGAAGTTCTTATGCCAATGGAGGCAATTATAGAGGTTCTAATGCTGAATTCTCAATTGAGGCTTTCAATGACCAAAAGGGAGTGAAATTAATAGAGAATGCTCAGAGGAAAATGGTTGGTTCAAACACTTGTTGGCAGAATGCTTATCAACATCTTTTTTCTGGCTGTTCCGAGATTTTGGCTGCTGATGAGAAAAGATCAAGATTTGCTTGGCATCTAAGTGATTGCTTTCAAAGAGATTCTGGAAGGTCTTCTTTTCCTCACTGTGATCCAAAGTCTCCCATTGCAACATGCCTAAGAGCTTTAGATGACATTGCTCATAAGGTTTACCTGGAATTCTACCTTGAAACCAACTCCATTTGTTATCAGTTACA GACACATGCATTCAAACATGAAACTGAGAGACTTGTGACCGAATTGAAAACTTCAGCACAATATGTAGAGGACAAGTTAGATAGCATTGAAGAGAAATCAGAACATCTATTACAAGACTCAAAGCATATTTATGAATCCCTTGATTCAATCAATATCCACACACAACAAGTGGCTCAGACAGCTAAAACTGTGGAAGGTCACATTGACGTTGTGTTAAGTCACTCAAAGAGTGTGTATGATCAAACTACAAAAATTGCAGTATCACAATCACAGCTAAAAGAAGGGCAAGAGGACATGAAAAGGAATTTGGAGTATGGGGTAGCAATGCTCAAGGAATCTTACAATTATTTGGGGAAAGAAATAGAGAAGTTGAGAGATGAAGCCATTGAGATTGAGAATGAGGTGATTAAAGTTGGGGATGCTATGTCATCAAAGATGAGCAGTTTGCAAAGCAAAGCTGATGATATTGGGAACATGGCTGGGATTTCATTGGATAAGCAGCAACAACTTTTGAAAGGACAATCCATTGCACTGGAGGGCCTAAATTCAATGACTGAATTTCAATCCAAGGCACTAGAGGAGAACAG GAAATCACTACAAAATTTTGCTGAATATGGGCATAGACAACATGAGGAGCTTCTTCATCGGCAGGAACAGATTCAATCACTTCATGATCGTTTAATGGAAAACTCAAAATCAATATTGTCTGCTCAG GAATCTTTTGAATCAAAGCAAGCAACCATGTTTGCTACTTTAGACAAGCTCTCTGCTTTGCAAAATGCTATGTTACTTGAATCTCGAGTGATTAAAGCTTTCTTCATTTATGCCATAGCAATCTTTGTCATCTACATGCTGACTAGTACAAAGCAAACCTACAATGTGAGGCCATTTCTATACATAG GGCTTTGTATTACTCTCTTCCTGGAAGTATTTATCATTCGTTTAACTGATGATGACATTGAGCATCAAACATGGATCATAAACAAAGTCAGGTTAACTTTTTTGATAGCTGCTTCATGCCAACTTCTACACGCCATTTGCACGTACAG GGACTATGAAATGTTGAACTACGAAATGCTGCTAACTCTAACTAACAAAGTTAACAACATGCTAAAGCAAAACGACTTGTCTTGGGACATGAAAACTGATTATGTGGATTGGTCCGAATGGATAGATGCTGATTTACCAGATGATGTGAATTGCCTTGATGATCCTGACTTTATAGTTCCTGAAGAAGTTGAAgagaattcaatcacaacctcTGCAATTACAAAGAGATACGATCTGCGCTCGCGCAATCGTTTCCATTGA
- the LOC130740920 gene encoding adenylyl-sulfate kinase 3-like isoform X1 produces MTTSLRALRPPSGGGTFQNVVECGHSAVEKKLGFVKLSGFNAVGLVCSRRSLLKPIMATEGHDASLVDDGGSKHQGISVKITTEKEPDSVLNNHSAAAAFSGKNLCDMSNIGNSTNILWHECPVQKHDREQLLQQKGCVVWLTGLSGSGKSTLACALSRSLHSRGKLTYILDGDNIRHGLNRDLSFRAEDRSENIRRIGEVAKLLADAGVICIASLISPYQKDRDACRALLPEGDFIEVFLDVPLNVCEARDPKGLYKLARTGKIKGFTGIDDPYEPPSSCEIVVQQKGSNCMSPSDTAEIVISYLDKNGYLRV; encoded by the exons ATGACCACGTCCTTACGAGCACTGCGTCCACCGAGCGGCGGTGGAACTTTCCAGAACGTCGTCGAATGCGGGCATTCGGCGGTGGAGAAGAAGTTAGGGTTTGTGAAGCTCTCCGGGTTCAATGCCGTTGGATTAGTCTGTAGTCGTAGAAGCTTGTTGAAGCCGATTATGGCGACGGAGGGCCATGATGCTTCTTTGGTCGATGACGGTGGTTCTAAACACCAGGGGATTTCTGTGAAGATAACGACAGAGAAAGAACCTGACTCGGTTTTGAACAATCACTCTGCTGCTGCTGCATTTTCTG GTAAAAATCTCTGCGATATGTCGAATATTGGGAATTCAACCAACATTTTGTGGCATGAATGTCCAGTCCAGAAGCATGATAGAGAGCAACTACTTCAGCAAAAAGGTTGCGTTGTTTGGTTAACTGGTCTCAGTGGTTCAG GGAAAAGTACTCTGGCATGTGCTTTGAGTCGAAGCTTGCACTCCAGAGGGAAGTTGACTTATATCCTCGATGGTGACAATATTCGACATGGTCTAAACCGTGATCTTAGTTTTAGAGCAGAAGATCGTTCAGAGAACATCCGCAGGATTG GTGAGGTAGCAAAACTCTTGGCAGATGCAGGTGTAATTTGCATCGCGAGTTTAATATCGCCCTACCAAAAGGACAGGGACGCTTGCCGAGCTCTACTGCCAGAAGGAGATTTCATTGAG GTTTTCTTAGACGTACCACTAAATGTGTGCGAAGCAAGGGACCCAAAGGGACTCTACAAGCTTGCTCGAACAGGAAAGATCAAAG GTTTTACAGGGATAGATGATCCATATGAACCCCCAAGTAGTTGTGAG ATAGTTGTACAGCAAAAAGGAAGTAATTGTATGTCTCCGAGTGATACGGCAGAAATAGTAATATCCTACTTGGATAAGAATGGTTACCTGCGAGTCTGA
- the LOC130740922 gene encoding peptidyl-prolyl cis-trans isomerase CYP65 yields MGKKQHSKDRMFITKTEWATEWGGFKSKDNRTVFKRLPFYCCALTFTPFEYPVCTPDGSVFDVMNITPYVIKYGKHPVTGTPLKQQDLIPLNFHKNSEGEFQCPVLNKVFTEFTHIVAVKTTGNVFCYEAVKELNIKTKNWKELLTDEPFTRDDLITIQNPNALDSKVLLDFDHVKHNLKIDDEELQKMSSDPTYNINMSGDLKQMFQEIGTEKGKETAMHGGGGGKARKLRADALAAVIAARSRLKEDSESNPNEEAKAPQAFSIVDAASASVHGRSADAAKASSSDKTAARIAMHKAGDRAPVNAKLVKSRYTTGAASRSFTSTSFDPVTKNEFEYVKVEKNPKKKGYVQLHTTHGELNIELHCDIAPRACENFITLCERGYYNGVAFHRSIRNFMIQGGDPTGTGKGGESIWGKPFKDELNSKLVHSGRGVVSMANSGPHTNGSQFFILYKSAPHLNFKHTVFGGVVGGLTTLAAMEKVPVDDDDRPLDEIKITNVTIFVNPYTEPDEEDEKDNAKEKNAEDEDNDKIGSWYSNPGAGISESGSKGVGGGVGKYLKARSAQAESANVDTGTAVGKKRKAVVSSEFNDFSAW; encoded by the exons ATGGGGAAGAAGCAGCACAGCAAAGACAGAATGTTCATCACGAAAACCGAGTGGGCAACGGAATGGGGAGGCTTCAAATCCAAAGACAACCGCACCGTCTTCAAGCGTCTTCCATTCTATTGCTGCGCCCTTACATTCACGCCGTTTGAGTATCCCGTTTGTACACCTGATGGCAGTGTTTTCGATGTTAT GAACATCACTCCTTATGTTATCAAATATGGTAAACATCCTGTTACCGGAACTCCGTTGAAGCAGCAGGATCTCATTCCACTCAATTTCCACAAGAATTCAGAAG GAGAATTTCAGTGTCCTGTGCTAAATAAAGTTTTCACTGAATTTACACATATTGTGGCGGTGAAGACAACAGGAAATGTGTTCTGCTATGag GCCGTTAAAGAGTTAAACATTAAGACAAAAAACTGGAAGGAGCTTCTCACTGATGAACCATTCACTAGGGATGACCTTATAACAATTCAG AATCCTAATGCACTTGACAGCAAGGTTCTTCTGGATTTTGATCATGTTAAACACAATCTGAAAATTGACGATGAAG AACTACAGAAAATGAGTTCGGATCCAACATATAATATAAACATGTCTGGTGATCTCAAGCAAATGTTTCAGGAGATTGGAActgagaaaggaaaagaaaccgCGATgcatggaggaggtggtggcaaGGCACGGAAATTAAGGGCTGATGCACTTGCTGCCGTCATAGCTGCACGGTCACGTCTTAAAGAGGATTCCGAATCAAATCCAAATGAAGAAGCCAAAGCTCCTCAGGCGTTTAGTATTGTGGATGCTGCATCTGCCTCAGTACATGGAAGAAGTGCAGATGCTGCTAAAGCCTCATCAAGTGATAAAACTGCAGCTAGAATAGCTATGCACAAGGCTGGTGACAGGGCACCGGTGAATGCAAAGCTG GTAAAAAGCCGTTACACTACTGGTGCTGCTTCCCGGTCATTTACTTCAACATCTTTTGATCCAGTTACAAAAAATGAATTTGAATATGTCAAAGTGGAGAAGAACCCAAAGAAGAAGGGATATGTGCAACTGCATACAACACATGGTGAATTGAACATTGAGCTGCATTGTGATATCGCGCCCAGGGCATGTGAGAACTTTATCACACTTTGTGAACGTGGATATTATAATGGAGTTGCTTTTCATAGAAGCATTAG GAATTTTATGATACAAGGCGGTGATCCTACTGGCACTGGTAAAGGAGGTGAATCAATATGGGGAAAGCCTTTTAAAGATGAACTTAATTCCAAATTGGTTCACTCTGGAAGGGGTGTTGTCAGCATGGCAAACAGCGGGCCACACACTAATGGTTCCCAGTTTTTTATCTTGTACAAGTCTGCGCCTCATCTAAACTTTAAACATACCGTTTTTGGAGGAGTTGTTGGAGGCCTGACTACATTAGCAGCAATGGAAAAGGTTCCTGTGGATGATGATGACCGACCTCTG GACGAAATCAAGATAACAAATGTCACGATTTTTGTCAACCCTTACACTGAACCGGACGAGGAAGACGAAAAGGATAATGCCAAAGAGAAGAATGCAGAGGATGAAGATAAT GATAAGATTGGCTCATGGTATAGCAATCCCGGTGCTGGTATATCTGAATCTGGAAGTAAGGGGGTTGGCGGTGGCGTTGGCAAGTACTTGAAAGCTAGGAGTGCTCAAGCTGAATCTGCTAATGTTGACACCGGTACAGCCgttggaaagaaaagaaaagcagTTGTCAGTAGTGAATTTAACGATTTTTCTGCTTGGTAA
- the LOC130737265 gene encoding glutathione S-transferase T3-like: MYPPQYQFQSQAPPTGSTGSKVSDTQCEATPDDTQHEGLDDIDLEDEDQSSGKKRTRWRVKDDLLLVQSWLNISKDPTVGTDQTAAKFWDRIRDQFDEYRDFDTPPRTGKMLKCRFGKLSKDIQFFTGCYNKVTTPWKSGHSEKDIMAEAHALFQVDHKKDFTHENVWRMVKDEPKWKGQSMKTNSRGQKKSGAGADGTSTDPSASIDCDEYEATPPTTRPKGKKAEKRKAKTTDTASSTLSFAPHPDVLAMGKAKMEMMANFREIRNRELDLQQADQQLKQSELQLRQEELKFKKAENFRAYMDILNKNTSGMNDEELRTHNALRAFALSELGMS; the protein is encoded by the coding sequence ATGTATCCACCACAATACCAATTTCAAAGCCAAGCCCCTCCTACTGGTAGCACtggttcaaaagtctctgatacACAATGTGAGGCTACGCCTGATGATACACAACACGAgggtctagatgatattgatcttgaagaTGAGGATCAATCTTCTGGAAAGAAACGCACCAGATGGAGGGTTAAAGACGATTTACTTCTTGTTCAATCATGGCTCAACATTTCTAAGGATCCGACGGTGGGAACTGATCAAACGGCAGCAAAGTTTTGGGATAGGATCCGCGACCAATTTGATGAGTACCGTGACTTTGACACTCCTCCGAGGACAGGGAAGATGCTGAAATGTCGTTTTGGAAAATTGAGTAAAGATATTCAATTCTTTACCGGTTGCTACAACAAAGTTACCACTCCttggaaaagtggacactcagaGAAGGATATCATGGCTGAGGCGCATGCCCTATTTCAGGTAGACCATAAAAAAGATTTCACACATGAGAATGTATGGCGGATGGTGAAAGATGAACCAAAGTGGAAGGGACAATCAATGAAAACCAATTCAAGGGGACAAAAGAAGTCAGGAGCTGGCGCCGACGGAACATCGACTGACCCAAGTGCATCAATTGATTGCGACGAATATGAGGCAACACCACCAACAACTCGCCCGAAGGGCAAGAAGGCAGAGAAGAGAAAGGCCAAAACAACAGATACTGCGTCAAGTACTCTATCTTTTGCTCCTCACCCTGATGTGTTAGCCATGGGGAAGGCTAAAATGGAAATGATGGCAAATTTTAGGGAGATAAGGAACAGAGAACTAGATTTGCAACAAGCTGACCAACAACTGAAACAAAGTGAACTGCAATTGAGACAGGAAGAACTCAAATTTAAGAAGGCGGAGAACTTTCGGGCATATATGGATATCCTTAACAAGAACACATCTGGAATGAACGATGAGGAGTTGCGTACGCATAACGCACTACGTGCTTTCGCCTTAAGTGAACTAGGAATGTCTTAA
- the LOC130737266 gene encoding uncharacterized protein LOC130737266, with translation MDPNNLPDWNTFYNECVEDFMNDTFVEDMMQQEMEFYQQQQQHANTVRPKKTRRVIKRDREAGNERLMKDYFSENPVYTEKLFRRRFRMRKHVFLRIVEALGSYNPYFLMSVDAVGRQGLSSLQKCTAAIRMLAYGSPADSVDEYVRIGESTAIECLKNFVEGVCEVFGGQYLRRPNEEDMTRLLQWGESRGFPGSNNDITVLNQSPVFNEVLRGAAPMVKFRVNETMYHMGYYLADGIYPEWGTFVKTIPMPQGEKKQKFAKRQEAARKDVERAFGVLQSRFAIVNNDISDAEVLSGPIPAFRNMLERRAHQIEKSIHRQLQADLVEHIWDLPEIDNNET, from the exons ATGGATCCAAACAATTTACCCGACTGGAACACATTTTACAACGAATGTGTGGAGGATTTTATGAATGACACGTTCGTTGAAGATATGATGCAGCAGGAGATGGAGTtctatcaacaacaacaacaacatgccAACACCGTTAGGCCCAAGAAAACAAGAAGAGTAATAAAGAGAGATCGTGAAGCTGGGAACGAGCGGTTGATGAAGGACTACTTCTCTGAAAATCCTGTATACACGGAAAAGCTTTTCCGACGAAGGTTTCGAATGCGAAAGCATGTGTTCCTCAGAATTGTAGAGGCCCTTGGGTCTTATAACCCGTACTTTTTAATGTCCGTTgatgcagttggaagacaaGGTCTATCATCATTACAAAAGTGCACCGCCGCTATTCGTATGTTAGCGTATGGATCACCTGCTGACAGTGTTGATGAATACGTTAgaattggtgaaagtactgcaattgagtgctTAAAGAATTTTGTAGAAGGTGTGTGTGAAGTATTTGGTGGGCAATACTTGAGGCGTCCAAACGAGGAAGACATGACACGCCTACTTCAATGGGGGGAGTCTCGTGGATTTCCAG gCTCAAATAATGACATTACTGTGCTAAACCAATCTCCGGTGTTTAATGAGGTTTTGCGTGGAGCTGCTCCCATGGTGAAATTTAGAGTGAATGAAACAATGTATCACATGGGATACTATCTAGCAGACGGTATCTATCCCGAGTGGGGtacatttgtgaagaccatcccAATGCCACAAGGAGAAAAAAAGCAAAAGTTTGCCAAAAGACAAGAAGCAGCAAGAAAGGACGTGGAACGTGCATTCGGAGTGCTCCAATCTCGGTTTGCGATT gtcaataatgacatatcGGATGCTGAAGTATTAAGCGGTCCTATTCCCGCTTTTAGAAATATGTTGGAAAGGAGAGCACATCAAATTGAAAAGTCAATCCATCGCCAacttcaagcagacttggtggagcatatCTGGGACCTTCCTGAAATCGATAATAATGAAACTTAA
- the LOC130740920 gene encoding adenylyl-sulfate kinase, chloroplastic-like isoform X2: MSNIGNSTNILWHECPVQKHDREQLLQQKGCVVWLTGLSGSGKSTLACALSRSLHSRGKLTYILDGDNIRHGLNRDLSFRAEDRSENIRRIGEVAKLLADAGVICIASLISPYQKDRDACRALLPEGDFIEVFLDVPLNVCEARDPKGLYKLARTGKIKGFTGIDDPYEPPSSCEIVVQQKGSNCMSPSDTAEIVISYLDKNGYLRV; the protein is encoded by the exons ATGTCGAATATTGGGAATTCAACCAACATTTTGTGGCATGAATGTCCAGTCCAGAAGCATGATAGAGAGCAACTACTTCAGCAAAAAGGTTGCGTTGTTTGGTTAACTGGTCTCAGTGGTTCAG GGAAAAGTACTCTGGCATGTGCTTTGAGTCGAAGCTTGCACTCCAGAGGGAAGTTGACTTATATCCTCGATGGTGACAATATTCGACATGGTCTAAACCGTGATCTTAGTTTTAGAGCAGAAGATCGTTCAGAGAACATCCGCAGGATTG GTGAGGTAGCAAAACTCTTGGCAGATGCAGGTGTAATTTGCATCGCGAGTTTAATATCGCCCTACCAAAAGGACAGGGACGCTTGCCGAGCTCTACTGCCAGAAGGAGATTTCATTGAG GTTTTCTTAGACGTACCACTAAATGTGTGCGAAGCAAGGGACCCAAAGGGACTCTACAAGCTTGCTCGAACAGGAAAGATCAAAG GTTTTACAGGGATAGATGATCCATATGAACCCCCAAGTAGTTGTGAG ATAGTTGTACAGCAAAAAGGAAGTAATTGTATGTCTCCGAGTGATACGGCAGAAATAGTAATATCCTACTTGGATAAGAATGGTTACCTGCGAGTCTGA
- the LOC130740924 gene encoding protein SHORT-ROOT — protein MDTLFRLVSFQQQQPDQSFNSTTSRTTTSSSSRSSRQNNYHHYPQEDEECFNFFMDEEDLSSSSSRQQQQQQHYYPNYQPHFSTNTTPTPPPTTTDFNFEFSGKWAHDILLETARAVADKNTTRVQQLLWTLNELSSPYGDTEQKLAAYFLQAFFSRITDAGDRTYRTLTTASEKICSFESTRKTVLKFQEVSPWTTFGHVACNGAILEAFEGESNLHIVDISNTYCTQWPTLFEALATRADDTPHLRLTSVVATGGSVQRVMKEIGARMEKFARLMGVPFKFNVVHHAGDLSELNLSDLDIKDDEALAINCVNSLHSVTAIGNRRDALISSLRRLRPRIVTVVEEEADLDIGFDGFEFVKGFEECLRWFRVYFEALDESFPRTSNERLMLERAAGRAIVDVVACSAAESRERRETAAKWTRRMHGAGMNTAAFSEEVCDDVRALLRRYKEGWSMTQCSDGGILLTWKEQAVVWASAWRP, from the coding sequence ATGGATACCTTGTTTAGGCTCGTCAGtttccaacaacaacaacctgaTCAATCCTTCAACTCCACCACCAGCAGAACAACAACATCAAGCAGCTCCAGATCCTCCAGACAGAACAACTATCACCACTACCCACAAGAAGACGAAGAATGCTTCAACTTTTTCATGGATGAAGAAGacctttcctcttcttcctctagacaacaacaacaacaacaacactatTATCCTAACTATCAGCCCCACTTTTCCACTAACACCACCCCCACACCACCCCCCACCACCACTGACTTCAACTTCGAATTCTCCGGCAAGTGGGCCCACGACATCCTTCTCGAAACCGCGCGTGCCGTTGCTGACAAAAACACCACCCGCGTCCAGCAACTTCTCTGGACGCTCAACGAGCTCAGCTCCCCTTACGGCGACACTGAACAAAAACTCGCCGCGTATTTCCTCCAAGCCTTCTTCAGCCGCATCACCGACGCCGGAGACCGCACCTACCGGACACTCACCACCGCGTCGGAAAAAATCTGCTCCTTCGAATCAACACGCAAAACCGTCCTGAAATTCCAAGAGGTCAGCCCCTGGACAACCTTCGGCCACGTCGCTTGCAATGGCGCCATCTTAGAAGCCTTCGAAGGGGAATCGAACCTCCACATCGTCGACATCAGCAACACCTATTGCACTCAATGGCCTACTCTCTTCGAAGCACTCGCCACCCGCGCCGACGACACGCCGCACCTCCGTCTCACCTCCGTCGTCGCCACCGGCGGCTCCGTCCAGCGTGTGATGAAGGAAATCGGCGCCAGGATGGAGAAATTTGCTCGACTCATGGGCGTTCCGTTCAAATTCAACGTCGTCCACCACGCCGGCGATCTCTCCGAACTCAACCTCTCCGATCTAGACATCAAAGACGACGAAGCCTTAGCAATCAACTGCGTCAATTCCCTGCATTCGGTAACCGCAATCGGTAACCGTCGCGACGCGTTGATATCTTCCCTGAGGCGGTTACGGCCGAGGATAGTgacggtggtggaggaggaagcGGATTTGGATATCGGATTCGACGGATTTGAATTCGTGAAGGGATTTGAAGAATGCTTGAGgtggtttagggtttatttcGAGGCATTGGATGAGAGTTTTCCGAGGACGAGTAACGAGCGGTTGATGCTGGAACGGGCGGCGGGGAGGGCGATCGTTGATGTGGTGGCGTGTTCGGCGGCGGAATCGAGGGAGAGGAGGGAGACGGCGGCGAAGTGGACGCGGCGTATGCATGGAGCGGGGATGAATACGGCGGCGTTTAGTGAGGAGGTTTGTGATGATGTGAGGGCGTTGTTGAGAAGGTATAAGGAAGGGTGGTCGATGACACAGTGCTCCGATGGAGGGATATTGTTGACGTGGAAGGAGCAGGCGGTGGTGTGGGCCAGTGCATGGAGGCCTTGA